A region of the bacterium genome:
TTTTCGGGTTAGAAAGAACGGCGGTCAGCATCGGTAATATCAATGCATCTCGGTGGCAATATCTCAGCAAAAAGGAAAATTTATGGATTTATGGTTTGTTTTCTGCAACGAAACCCAAATTTTTATAAGCCTATCTATGGCGTAAATTATTAGTGAATTCCTATCATGAAAATATTGTCCGGTATTATCGGGCGACTGAAAAATCATACAAGGATGGGTGGGGATTAAAAAAAAATCTCATGATCCATTATGGTTATTGGGACGATAAAGTCTCTTCATTTTCCGAGTCGCTGCTTCGGATGAACGAAGTGATGGCCGAAGCGGTGGGGATTACATCATCGGATAGGGTACTTGACGCCGGTTGCGGTGTAGGCGGGAGTA
Encoded here:
- a CDS encoding methyltransferase domain-containing protein codes for the protein MNSYHENIVRYYRATEKSYKDGWGLKKNLMIHYGYWDDKVSSFSESLLRMNEVMAEAVGITSSDRVLDAGCGVGGSSIYLAKTRGCRAVGITLSDRQVAQAETFAKDRGVSEQTEFKIMDYCHTDFPDASFDVVW